CTGAATAGCTTATTTCATCAATCAAATTAGCTGTTTTACATATCCTTGGATCTGCGGTCATGATTCCATCTACGTCAGTATATATTTCCACAGATTCGGCACCTAGTGCTTCTCCTAATAGAACGGCTGATGTGTCACTTCCACCACGTCCAATTGTAGTAACTTCATTGTTGGTTCCTCTACCTTGAAAGCCTGCAACAATAGGAATAAATCCTTCCTTTAACACGGTCATAAGGTTACTGGTATCTACATCTATAATTTCAGCATTTAAGTGATTATTATTGGTTATGATTCCAGCAGTCCCTCCAGTCATTGAATATGGCTTTACGCCTTCTTTAAGAAGCATATTTGATAACACTACAGTAGAAATTATTTCACCACAAGACATTAATAAATCCATTTCTCTTGGAGAGATTTTGGTGTCTTTCGGTCCAATTAAATTTAATAGAGTATCCGTTGCATAGGGTTGCGGAGATCTACCCATCGCAGACACAACGACCACTACCCCATCATAATTATTTTTTGCTTCTAATATTTTTTTAATTGCACATTCTCTATTTTCTTCTGTAGCTAGAGAAGTTCCACCAAATTTCTGTACTAATATTTTCATATAACACACACATCCTTATCGTATATTTAAATATGTTTATTTATAGTCTATTTTGAGCATTCCTTTTAAATGCTATCATAGAACTGAGTTGTTTTCAACTACTATAGACTAACTAAAAAAATAATAGTGACTTTTGTAGTATAGAATCTATCCAAATAGTAACTAATTACGGGTTTTTATATTGACATTATAGATAAATTGGTTCAATATAAAAAGGATTGTTATTGATTTATTACATAAAATGGAGGTTCATCATTAAAATGACTCAAAAAAAAGCAGTCATCTATATGGTTTTGGCAGCGATACTGTGGAGTACCGCTGGTATGTTAATAAAACTCGTTGACTTACATCCAATGGCTATCGCTGGCATGAGAAGTGGAATTGCAGCAATCGTAATGTTGCCTTTTATTAACCTTAATAAGGATTTATTCCAAAAAAACAAACTCTTGGGTGCAATCTTATATTCTTTGACAGTAATCCTATTTGTTAATGCTAATAAACTAACTACATCTGTCAATGCAATTTTCTTGCAATTTACAGCACCTATTTGGGTAGCTCTTTTTTCTAGATGGTTTTTAAAAACCAAGATTCGTCGTTCGGACTGGATTACTATCATTGTAATTTTTTTTGGAATGGGATTGTTCTTTTTAGATAACTTAAGTACAGGTAGATTAATTGGGAATATAATTGGCTTAATAAGTGGTATAACTTTTGCTGGAATGATCATTGCATTTAAACAAGATGGTGCTCCCATTGGCACCGTATTTATTGGTAATGTATTCAATGCCCTTATATGCTTGCCATTTTATTTTTTAACAGTACCAAATACAGAAAGTATCATTGGACTAGTTCTTTTAGGAGTCTTTCAAGTTGGCCTTGCCTACATACTATATACAAAAGCAATAGGCCATTTAAGCGTAATTGAAGCTATATTGATCCCAGCCTTGGAACCATTGCTTAATCCTATTTGGGTACTCTTAATCATCCACGAGAGTCCAAGTTCAAAGGCAATAATAGGAGGCATCATTGTTATTTCGGCACTAATTACTAGAAGCATATACCAGGCAAAGAAAATCGGCTATGTAAATTGAAATTCTTCAATACATTTCTGCCGCTTTTCCAATTGCTTATGCAATGCTTTATATCAAAAAAGAAAATCGGCTATGTAAATTGAAATTCTTCATTACATTTCGTATACGTCTGGAGTAAAAAAATACCCCTACTATTTTCCCGTAAAAAACGAAAAGATAGTAGGGGTATTTTGTAATAATGATTACATCATATCTTCTATTAATTCACTAATAAATACAAAAGCCGTCGCACCAAACACGATCATAATTACTATCATAATAACTGTTATGATTAAGTATGCAATAGCAAAGTTCTTTTTATTCCTATTAATCTTGCTGCTAAATGCCCAGATAAATAACAAAACAATATTGACCAATGGAATAAATAATAATAAAAATGTACCCAGATAGCTTAAAACACTCATTGGCTTAGTTAAATCTTCAGGTAGAGCTTCCTTTTCAATCTTTTGAATTGGTTCAGCTTTTTCCTTAACAACTTTTTCCTTCTTTGTGCTTTGTTTTGCTTCTTTTTTTGATTCAACCTCAAGAACAGTAACCGGTGCTATTATTGGTGCTACTACCGGTGCAGTTGGTGCTACTACCGGATCTGCTACAAAAACAGGTATTGGTTCTCTTACTGATTTCGCATCCTCAACTTTACTCGAATTCTTATTGCCGCAATTTGGACAAAATAGAGATTCATCTGACATTTGCTTCCCACATTGTTCACAAAACATAATTTGTTCTCCTTTCTTTCACCCTTTTGATAACACAAGAAAATCGGCTGCGCAGCGTTAAATAACATTGTTATTTATACGCCAGTTGCAACTCCCGCTACCTATCTGCCGCTTTTCCAATTACATATGCAGAACTTTCCTTATCAATAAGAATATTATAAATACGCTCAGATGTCAAGAACTGTCTGTTATTCCGTAATCATAAGACAACTTGTCATTAATACCCACTCTGATCTTTATTCTTTTGGTTGTTAACAATGGCAATTCCAGCACTTGCGCCTATTCGGTTTGCTCCTGCTTCAATTACAGCCATTGCTGTTTCATAATCTCTTACCGCTCCTGAAGCCTTAACACCAATTTCGCTTCCTACAGTTTTTCTCATTAATGTTATATCATTTACCGTTGCTCCACCTGTGCTAAATCCAGTTGAAGTTTTTACAAAATTTGCTCCGGCTTTTACAGATAATTCACAAGCCTTTACTTTTTCCTTGTCTGTTAGTAAACAAGTCTCAAGTATGACCTTCACGATGGCTCCTTTAGCAGCCTTAACAACAGCTTCAATATCAGCTAAAACATAATCATACTTTTTATCCTTTAAGGCACCAATATTAATAACCATATCTATTTCATCTGCTCCCGCTTCAATAGCCTTCGTAGTTTCAAAAGCCTTCACCTCATATGAAACAGCTCCTAGTGGAAAGCCAACTACTGTACAAACCTTAACATCAGAACCTGCTAATTGTTCTTTAACAAGCTTGGTGTAATATTGGTTTACACACACAGAAGCAAATCCATATTGTTTTGCTTCCTCACATATAGTTATTATTTCATCATAAGTAGCATTTGGTTTTAGAATAGTATGATCAATGTATTTTGCAACGTTCATAATAGTACCTCCGTTTTCTTTATCATATTCTAAGTTTAAAGGTTATTAAAAGTTAAGTCAAATATTTTTTATGAATTTATATGTATAATCCCATTGATTATGGCAAAACTATTTACTACAGGAAACCTAATTAAATAGATTGTTCGGTTGTAAGGAATTTATTTTTGCCAATGTTATAGGTTACAAGGTTTCCTGTTAATATGTTCTCCCCCCACATGAGAAAGTGTCTATATACAAAATAGACACTTTCTTTTATTTTATCTCATATACTATAATGAATATTTAATATAAAGGTGTCTTATGCGACGACGCATGATCTATCCAGCTCAAAATGAAGTACAGTCTCTAGGTCAGTTAACAGTGAATGTTCGGACCGAAGATGGCTTTAATCCCATTAATGGTGCAAATGTTTCTATTTCAAGGACAGGAGCAAATGGAACAATAGAGGAATTGGCTACCGACAGTTCAGGTCAAACCCCAGTCATTGATTTACCAGCTCCACCAAAAGATTATAGCCTTGAGCCAAACAATCCCCAGCCTTATTCAGAGTATACGGTTACTGTAGATGCTCCTGGATATGAACGGTTTATTGTATCAGGGACTCAAATACTACCTGATACAACTGCCATTCAAGACGTACCTGTTATACCTCAGTCTCAAACTACAGTATCAGCCTTACAACAAATATTAATCACGATTAATCCTCACACTTTATATGGAAATTTTCCTCCTAAAATTCCTGAGAGCCCTGTAAAAGAAGATGTTGAACAAGGGTTTATTGTACTAGAGCGACCTGTAATTCCTGGAATAATTGTAGTACATGAAGGTCCTCCAGATGATCCATTAGGTCGAAATTATTACGTTCCATTTAAAGATTATATTAAGAATGTAGCCTCCTCAGAAATATATTCTACTTGGCCTGTTAGTACAATTCAAGCTAACATACTCGTTATACTTTCCTTTACCTTAAACCGCGTATATACAGAATGGTATAGAGCTAAAGGAAAAAATTTTACAATAACCAATTCAACTGCTTATGACCAAGCCTTTTCATATGGTAGAAATATATATAGAAATATCTCAGCAGAAGTTGATGCACTTTTCGTAAATTATATTTCTAAGCCTGGCATAAGGCAGCCTTTATTTACTCAATATTGTGATGGTTCTAGAGTTGAGTGCCCTACTTGGTTAAGCCAATGGGGTAGTAAATACTTAGGCGATCAAGGTTATACTACTCTTAACATACTAAAGAATTATTATGGCCAAGATATTTCCCTAAGTACCGCAGCTAGAGTAGCAGGTATCCCATCCTCTTTTCCTGGAACAAATCTACAGGTAGGCTCTAGAGGTTCTGCAGTAAGGACGATTCAAAACCAACTCAATAATATCTCAGACAATTTTCCAGCCATACCTAAGATAAGAGTAGATGGTGTATTTGGTCAAAACACTAAAAATGCAGTTCAAACCTTTCAACGAGTTTTTTATCTACCGCAATCAGGCATAGTAGATTATCCAACATGGTATAAAATTTCAGATATTTTCACCGCAGTTGAACGACTTGCAGAGACATCCTAAATCAAAATAAAAAAAGCGACATACATACACTTCTTAAAATGTATAAATGTCGCTTTTCTGTTTGAAGTATCGTTTTATTTATCTAGTGCACCGCCAGTTTTCTTATTGATAAATGCTTTATGGCTTTTTCCAATATTCTTGTCTGGTCGCACATTAGCATCATTCGCTAAGCTCTTTCTTTTCTTTTCTTCAATTAATTTCTTCATCATTTCCATATTTTTATCTGACATCGATTATGCTCCTTTTGAATTAAACGATAAATTTTATGATTCATTAGTATTAAACTAATATTATCCTACCTTATATTCAATCTAGTAATTATCTAACTTTATTATACCACAATTCATTCTAGTTTGTATTGCAAACCTTTTATTAATTCTTTTAAATTATTGAATTTGATATCCTTCCCCAGTATAGGAAAAGAGTTTTTTTGCTCCTGTTGTCATATATATTTTTTTGTCTGTTGAAATAAAAATAGCTTCCACATCATCTAGTTGCTGTGTAAATTCCAATCCTTCTTCAATTCCCATTGAAAAAACTCCCGTAGATAAAGCATCAGCATACGTTGAATTTTGTGTGATAATTGTTACAGATGCCAATTCATTATTTACTGGATAACCAGATGACGTATCAAGAATATGGTGATACATGATCTCATTTTCCGTAAAATTTCTTTCATAAATTCCGGATGTTACAACTGCCGTATTTACCTTTTCAACGATACCAACGTAATCTTCGCTCGTTTTGTATGGGTCCCTTATTCCTATTTTAAATGCTTCGCCTTCTGGCTTTGAACCATGGCACAAAATATTCCCTCCAAGATTAATAATTGCATGTTGATAACCCATTTCACCCATTAATTTAGACATTACATCTGCTGCATACCCTTTTGCTATGCCACCTAGATCAATCATCATTCCATCTCGCTTAAGTTTTACTGAATGTTCTTTCTCGTTTAAGATTACATCATCTATGCCAATTAAAGCTAAAGATTCCTCGATATTGTTTTGAGTTGGTACTCTTTCATTCTCAAAGCCAATATTCCAAAGCTTCACCAAAGCTCCCACTGTAATATCAAATCTATTATTCGTTAGTTTTGTATATTCCACTCCTTTTTGTATCACATAAAAAGTTTCATCACTAACAACTACTGCTTCCTTACCAGCCAGCTTATTGATTTGTTCAACCTCACTATTTACTTGTTTATTTATCGTCATTTTTTTCTCAATTTCTAATAGTTGATCAAATAATACTTTAAATTCAGCTGCATCTACTATTTCCTTTGAATAAATTGTTATACTAACGATAGTACCAAGTACAAAACCATCCTTAGAATACTTTTGATAACTATTATTATTACATGATGTTAATAGTATTAAGATAATAATCATTATTGAAAGAACTAATTTTTTCATTTGTTTCTCCCGTTGTTATATTACGTCTTTTCGCTCTTATATCATTTTACAGAAAACATTCCTATTCTTCAAGATAATTTTTAGCCAATTTCAATTGCTTTCCAAATTTATTTGCATATTTTTATTTATAGTGCGAATACTAGAGAATGCAAGCACAGGTTGGAAGGATTAACATTACATGCCATCCTTGACTAAATGCGTAATAAAATAAGAAGATGAAAGGAATGATATAATTGAAAGCACAAGAAATAATGACAACAGAGGTTGTTTCTGTTGATAAAAAAACTTCCATACGAGATGCCGCTATGAAAATGGCAGAATCTGATGTTGGTTCAGTTGTAGTAAATGATAACAAGTCCTTAGTGGGAATTATTACTGATCGTGATATCGCCATTAGAGGTGTTGCAGAAAATTCCGACTTAAACAACGTTACTTGTGGTGATGTCATGTCAAAAAATGTTGTTACAGCAACTTCTAATACAGACATGGAAAAAGTAATCGATCTTATGTCTGAACATCAAATAAAACGCATACCAATTGTAGATAATAATAATGTTGTAGGTATGGTATCGTTGAGAGATATTTCTCAAACAATAGAATGGGATGATGAAGCAGGCGAAGTATTAAATGATATAACTGATTAGTAATATTACCTATCCTCATAAAGGTATGGCGTTTGCCATACCTTATTTATTACGTGCTATTCAAATAAAACGATATCTAATGCCTCATAAAACTCTGCTTTAATATATTTAGTTCGTGTTAATCCTTTATCCTTTTGAAATTTTGTCACTGCTTTTTGCATTCCTGCACCATATTTGCCATCAACCCATCCCGTATAGTAACCAAACTCTTTTAATCTCTCTTGAATTGCATAGACGTCTGAACCAATTGCACCCGGCGCTAATGTCCTAAATCCATT
This genomic interval from Firmicutes bacterium HGW-Firmicutes-1 contains the following:
- a CDS encoding aspartate kinase, with translation MKILVQKFGGTSLATEENRECAIKKILEAKNNYDGVVVVVSAMGRSPQPYATDTLLNLIGPKDTKISPREMDLLMSCGEIISTVVLSNMLLKEGVKPYSMTGGTAGIITNNNHLNAEIIDVDTSNLMTVLKEGFIPIVAGFQGRGTNNEVTTIGRGGSDTSAVLLGEALGAESVEIYTDVDGIMTADPRICKTANLIDEISYSEVFQMADSGAKVIHPRAVEIARRAGMPLIIKNTFNNLNGTNITEYNKLDKKSSTKEKLITSIAHRVGRAQFLVEGDIDDEKFFGELADKNVSIDIINIFPKRRVFTIEEEKKKVVLEVLKGYTATYSFIENCCKVTVIGEKMTGVPGVMAKIIKCLSEIGVEILQTADSLSTIACLVKKEDLEKSVEALHKVFELD
- a CDS encoding EamA family transporter; translation: MKMTQKKAVIYMVLAAILWSTAGMLIKLVDLHPMAIAGMRSGIAAIVMLPFINLNKDLFQKNKLLGAILYSLTVILFVNANKLTTSVNAIFLQFTAPIWVALFSRWFLKTKIRRSDWITIIVIFFGMGLFFLDNLSTGRLIGNIIGLISGITFAGMIIAFKQDGAPIGTVFIGNVFNALICLPFYFLTVPNTESIIGLVLLGVFQVGLAYILYTKAIGHLSVIEAILIPALEPLLNPIWVLLIIHESPSSKAIIGGIIVISALITRSIYQAKKIGYVN
- a CDS encoding deoxyribose-phosphate aldolase encodes the protein MNVAKYIDHTILKPNATYDEIITICEEAKQYGFASVCVNQYYTKLVKEQLAGSDVKVCTVVGFPLGAVSYEVKAFETTKAIEAGADEIDMVINIGALKDKKYDYVLADIEAVVKAAKGAIVKVILETCLLTDKEKVKACELSVKAGANFVKTSTGFSTGGATVNDITLMRKTVGSEIGVKASGAVRDYETAMAVIEAGANRIGASAGIAIVNNQKNKDQSGY
- a CDS encoding peptidoglycan-binding protein; translated protein: MIYPAQNEVQSLGQLTVNVRTEDGFNPINGANVSISRTGANGTIEELATDSSGQTPVIDLPAPPKDYSLEPNNPQPYSEYTVTVDAPGYERFIVSGTQILPDTTAIQDVPVIPQSQTTVSALQQILITINPHTLYGNFPPKIPESPVKEDVEQGFIVLERPVIPGIIVVHEGPPDDPLGRNYYVPFKDYIKNVASSEIYSTWPVSTIQANILVILSFTLNRVYTEWYRAKGKNFTITNSTAYDQAFSYGRNIYRNISAEVDALFVNYISKPGIRQPLFTQYCDGSRVECPTWLSQWGSKYLGDQGYTTLNILKNYYGQDISLSTAARVAGIPSSFPGTNLQVGSRGSAVRTIQNQLNNISDNFPAIPKIRVDGVFGQNTKNAVQTFQRVFYLPQSGIVDYPTWYKISDIFTAVERLAETS
- a CDS encoding thiamine biosynthesis protein ApbE, with protein sequence MKKLVLSIMIIILILLTSCNNNSYQKYSKDGFVLGTIVSITIYSKEIVDAAEFKVLFDQLLEIEKKMTINKQVNSEVEQINKLAGKEAVVVSDETFYVIQKGVEYTKLTNNRFDITVGALVKLWNIGFENERVPTQNNIEESLALIGIDDVILNEKEHSVKLKRDGMMIDLGGIAKGYAADVMSKLMGEMGYQHAIINLGGNILCHGSKPEGEAFKIGIRDPYKTSEDYVGIVEKVNTAVVTSGIYERNFTENEIMYHHILDTSSGYPVNNELASVTIITQNSTYADALSTGVFSMGIEEGLEFTQQLDDVEAIFISTDKKIYMTTGAKKLFSYTGEGYQIQ
- a CDS encoding CBS domain-containing protein — translated: MKAQEIMTTEVVSVDKKTSIRDAAMKMAESDVGSVVVNDNKSLVGIITDRDIAIRGVAENSDLNNVTCGDVMSKNVVTATSNTDMEKVIDLMSEHQIKRIPIVDNNNVVGMVSLRDISQTIEWDDEAGEVLNDITD